tctctctgtctgtctctctctctctgtctctctctctgtctgtcttctcTCTGTCGTCTGtctatctctttctgtctctctctctcactctctctctctgtctctctctctctctatctgtctctctctttgtctctctgtctctgtctctctatctgtctctctgtctctctctctctctctgtctctctctctctgtctgtctctctctctctgtctctctctctctgtctctctctctctctgcctctctccttttgtccctctctctctttctgcccctctctctctctttttgtctctctctctctctctgtctctctctctctctctgtctctctctctctctctgtctctctctctctctctgtctctctctctgtctctctcctctctctctgtctctctctctctctctgtctctctatccctctcctattttctctctcctgCTGCACTCAGAGTTGGGGTGGTTGGGCATTGTTCTAGAATGTTCGCACTGACCTGGCTTGTCCTttcccacaaacccccccccaccccccgtgtgTTTTTTTTGACAGGCGTGTACACATCACAGACTCCACCCTGCACCACCTGGGCGGGGCCTACCAGGTGCAGGTGGGCAACGGACACCTGAGGGACCCTTACCTGAAGGAGCACCGAATCACGACTTACCTCGTCACTGACCCCAGGGTGAGTGACACCAAGGGAGCCAAAccaaggggtggtggggggggggggggggtacactgGTTCAGAGGCAACCGGTGAAACTTAAATTCAATATAAGTAAAATCCGGAATATTTGGCACTAATCCCAGTAATGATGACCCTGATGACTATCATTGATTATCATTACCTGGGTGAGGGCgcggaaggatgggttagtaaatttgcggatgatactaaagtcggtggagttgtggacagtgcggagggaagtggcaggttacagagggacatagataagctgcagagctgggctgagaggtggcaaatggagtttaatgcggaaaagtgtgaggtgattcactttggaaggagtaacaggaatacagagtactgggctaatggtaagatacttggtagtgtggatgaacagagggatctgggtgtccatgtgcatagatccctgaaagttggcacccaggttgatagtgttgttaagaaggcgtacggtgtgttagcttttattgggagagggattgagtttcggagccaggaggtcatgctgcaactgtacaaaactctggtgcggccgcacttggagtattgcgtacagttctggtcgccgcattataggaaagatgtggaagtgtcggaaagggtgcagaggagatttaccaggatgttgcctggtctggtgggaaggtcgtatgaggaaaggctgaggggcttgaggttgttttcgtcagagagaagaaggttaagaggtgacttaatagaggcatacaagatgatcagaggattagatagggtggacagtgagagcctttttcctcggatggtgttggctagcacgaggggacatggctttaaattgaggggtgagagatataggacagatgttagaggtaggttctttactcagagagtagtaagggcgtggaatgccctgcctgcagcagtagtggactcgccaacattaagagcattcaaatggttattggataaacatatggatgatattggaatagtgtagattagaggggctttagattggttccactggtcggcacaacatcgagggccgaagggcctgtactgcgctggaatgttctatgttctatgttgtatgtcattgaaaaacaaacaaagagaacaaagaaaattacagcacaggaacgggccattcggccctccaaacctgcaccgaccatgctgcccgactgaactaaaaccccctacccttccggggaccatatccctctattcccatcctattcatgtacttgtcaagacgccccttaaaagtcactcccgtatccgcttccactaccggaggaggtatctgtaatctcctcacatatttgctcctcaacttccctccgactatttgggggcttatAGTACAACccgatcaaagtgatttcccccttcttgttTCTCATGGAAATAAGAGGGGAGAAAtcacagaggatacagcaggatgtagatcagttggagacttgggcggagagatggcagatggagtttaatctggagacatgtgaggtaatgcattttggaaggtctaatacagagaggaaagatacagtaaatggcagaacccttaagagtattgataggcagagggatctgggtgtacaggtacacaggtcactgaaagtggcaacgcaggtggagaaggtagtcaagaaggcatacggcatgcttgccttcatcggccggggcattgagtttaaaaattggcaagtcatgttgcagctttatagaaccttagttaggccgcacatggaatctagtgttcaattctggtcgtcacactaccagaaggatgtggaggctttggagagggtacagaaaagatttaccaggatgttgcctggtatggagggccttagctatgaggagaaacttggtttgttttcactggagcaacggaggttgaggggagacctgatagaagtctacaagattatgagaggcatggacagagtggatagtcagaagctttttcccagggtggaagagtcaattactcgggggcacaggtttgaggtgcgagggacaaggtttaaaggagatgtacgaggcagattttttacacagagggcggtgggtgcctggaactcgttgccgggggaggtagtggaagcggatacggtagtgagttttaaggggcgtcttgacaagtacatgaataggatgggaatagagggatatggtccccggaagggtagggggtttttagttaagtcggggcagcatggtcggtgcaggtttggaaggccgaatggcctgttcctgtgctgtaattttctttgttctttgttgaggaggttgaatggcggcctcctgctcctatttcttgttttCTGATAATTTTACGAGGGAGGAGGTGCGGTCGAGGGCTCAGGAATTAGGCCTCcattggggcgacacggtagcacagtggttagcactgctgcttcacagcgccagggacctgggttcgattcccggctcgggtcactgtctgtgcggagtttgcacattctccccgtgtctgcgtgggtttcctccgggtgctccggtttcctcccacagtccaaagatgtgcgggttaggttgattggccatgctaaaaattgccccttagtgtcctgagatgcgtaggttagagggattagtgggtaaatatgtagggatatgggggtaggacctgggtgggattgtggtcggtgcagactcgatgggccgaatggcctccttctgtactgtagggtttctatgattctatgaggaccctggtcagaccccacttggagtactgtgcccagttctggtcacctcattacaggaaggatgtggaagccatagaaagggtgcagaggagatttacaaggatgttgcctggattgagtggcatgcctgatgaggataggttgagggagcttggtcttttctccttggagagacgaaggatgaggggtgacctgatagaggtgtataagatgttgagaggtattgatcgggtggacagtcagaggctttttcccagggctgaaatggctgctacgagaggacacaggtttaaggtgctggggggtaggtacagaggagatgtcaggggtaggtttttcactcagagggtggtgggtgcgtggaatcggctgccggtggtggaggcagattcaatagggtcttttaagagacttttagaaaagtacatggaacttagtaagatagagggttataggtaagcctggtAATCGctcaggtagggacatgttcggcacaactttgtgggctgaagggcctgtatggtgctgtagtttttctatgttctatggtctcaGGTACCAGAGTGTCAAAGGTGTTATTTTCCCTTCTTACTTTCCCCTTCTTCCCTctttcccaccctccctcgctctctccctccctccccccccccccctcactctctccctccttccctccctcgctcccttccTCTGTAGGCGGAGGAGCATTACTGCGATGTATCCCTGGCGCCGGACCCCAGCGAGTGCGCCAAGATCCGGGCCTCGGTGCGCATGACCCGCTACCTGGAATCGTGGGGCGCCGCCAAGCCCTTTGCCCACCTCAAACAACGGGACAGCCTGCCCGTCGAGACGCCGACCTTCGACCGCATGGTGAGTCAACCCCCCGAGCATCTCAATATCTGTCCTTCAAACCAACGAGATTCAGGGGGAAAGAGAAAAGATAGCCCTTCCGGCAATTCTATCTGATTTCTGTTCGCGGGAACTTGCTGTGCCTAAAtggccttccccccccgccccggctctCATATCCTATTCGAGCATGCGACACAGGCCCGATACCCTGATGGAGCCTGCAAGACAGGCCTCATGGCCTGACAAACCTGAGATACAGGCCTCATATCCTGATGGAGCTTGTGACACAGGCCTCATATCCTGACAGAGCCTGCGATACAGGCCTCATATCCTGACAGAGCCTGTGATTCAGGCCTCATATCCTGACAGAGCCTGTGATACAGGCCTCATATCCTGACCGAGTCTGCGATACAGGCCTCATATCCTGACAGAGCCTGTGATACAGGCCTCATATCCTGACCGAGTCTGCGATACAGGCCTCATATCCTGACCGAGTCTGCGATACAGGCCTCATATCCTGACCGAGTCTGCGATATAGGCCTCATATCCTGACCGAGTCTGCGATACAGGCCTCATATCCTGACCGAGTCTGTGATACAGGCCTCATATCCTGACAGAGCCTGTGATACAGGCCTCATATCCTGACAGAGCCTGTGATACAGGCCTCATATCCTGACAGAGCCTGTGATACAGGCCTCATATCCTGAGCGAGTCTGCGATACAGGCCTCATATCCTGACAGAGCCTGTGATACAGGCCTCATATCCTGACCGAGTCTGCGATACAGGCCTCATATCCTGACAGAGCCTGTGATACAGGCCTCATATCCTGACCGAGTCTGCGATACAGGCCTCATATCCTGATCGAGTCTGCGATACAGGCCTCATATCCTGACAGAGCCTGCGATACAGGCCTCATATCCTGACCGAGTCTGCGATACAGGCCTCATATCCTGACCGAGTCTGCGATACAGGCCTCATATCCTGACCGAGTCTGTGATACAGACCTCATATCCTGACAGAGCCTGTGATACAGGCCTCATATCCTGACAGAGCCTGTGATACAGGCCTCATATCCAGACCGAGTCTGCGATACAGGCCTCATATCCTGACAGAGCCTGTGATACAGGCCTCATATCCTGACAGAGCCTGTGATACAGGCCTCATATCCTGACCGAGTCTGCGATACAGGCCTCATATCCTGACCGAGTCTGCGATACAGGCCTCATATCCTGACAGAGCCTGTGATACAGGCCTCATATCCTGACCGAGTCTGCGATACAGGCCTCATATCCTGACCGAGTCTGCGATACAAGCCTCATATCCTGACAGAGCCTGTGATACAGGCCTCATATCCTGACAGAGCCTGTGATACAGGCCTCATAGCCGAGTCTGCGATACAGGCCTCATATCCTGACAGAGTCTGCGATACAGGCCTCATATCCTGACAGAGCCTGCGATACAGGCCTCATATCCTGACCGAGTCTGCGATACAGGCCTCATATCCTGACCGAGTCTGCGATACAGGCCTCATATCCTGACAGAGCCTGCGATACAGGCCTCATATCCTGACAGAGCCTGCGATACAGGCCTCATATCCTGACAGAGCCTGTGATACAGGCCTCATATCCTGACAGAGCCTGCGATACAGGCCTCATATCCTGACAGAGCCTGTGATACAGGCCTCATATCCTGACCGAGTCTGCGATACAGGCCTCATATCCTGACAGAGCCTGTGATACAGGCCTCATATCCTGACAGAGCCTGTGATACAGGCCTCATATCCTGACAGAGCCTGTGATACAGGCCTCATATCCTGACCGAGTCTGCGATACAAGCCTCATATCCTGACAGAGCCTGTGATACAGGCCTCATATCCTGACAGAGCCTGTGATACAGGCCTCATATCCTGACCGAGTCTGCGATACAGGCCTCATATCCTGACAGAGTCTGCGATACAGGCCTCATATCCTGATCGAGTCTGCGATACAGgcctcataagaccataagaccataagacataggagcggaagtaaggccattcggcccatcgagtccactccaccattcaatcatggttgatttcaactccatttacccgctctctccccatagcccttaattcctcgagaaatcaagaatttatcaatttctgtcttgaagacgctcaacgtctcggcctccacagccctctgtggcaatgaattccacagacccaccactctctggctgaagaaatttctcctcatctctgttctaaagtgactcccttttattctaaggctgtgcccccgcgtcctagtctcccctgttaatggaaacaacttccctacgtccatcctatctaagccgttcattatcttgtaagtttctatcagatctcccctcaacctcctaaactccaatgaatataatcccacgatcctcagacgttcatcgtatgtcaggcctaccattcctgggatcatccgtgtgaatctccgctggacccgctccagtgccagtatgtccttcctgaggtgtggggcccaaaattgctcacagtactccaaatggggcctaaccagtgctttataaagcctcagaagtacatccctgcttttgtattccaagcctcttgagataaatgacaacattacatttgctttcttaattacggactcaacctgcaagtttacctttagagaatcctggactaggactcccaagtccctttgcactttagcattatgaattttgtcaccgtttagaaaatagtccatgcctctattcttttttccaaagtgtacgacctcgcacttgcccacgttgaatttcatcagccacttcttggaccactctcctaaactgtctaaatctttctgcagcctccccacctcctcaatactacctgcccctccacctatctttgtatcatcggcaaacttggccagaatgctcccagtcccgtcatctagatcgttaatatataaagagaacagctgtggccccaacactgaaccctgcgggacaccacttgtcaccggttgccattctgagaaagaaccttttatcccaactctctgccttctgtctgacagagCCTGCGATACAGGCCTCATATCCTGACAGAGCCTGCGATACAGGCCTCATATCCTGACAGAGCCTGCGATACAGGCCTCATATCCTGACAGAGCCTGTGATACAGGCCTCATATCCTGACAGAGCCTGTGATACAGGCCTCATATCCTGACCGAGTCTGCGATACAGGCCTCATATCCTGACAGAGCCTGTGATACAGGCCTCATATCCTGACCGAGTCTGCGATACAGGCCTCATATCCTGACAGAGCCTGAGATACAGGCCTCATACCCTGACCGAGTCTGTGATACAGGCCTCATACCCTGATGGAGCCTACGATATAGGCCTCATTTCCCACAGGTTTGGGGGTGTTTTGTAGGTTCATGTGATGTAAATTAAATTCGAACTCGTTAAAATCAGTTCCTTTTTCTTTGTTGTTTACAGGACATCCCGATGGGAAATCTCGGCTCATACCGGAACGTCGAAAGGTTGGGAAAACATTTTATATTGGGTGCCCAGTCCTGTCTTCTTCAGAGAGAAAAATGCTGCTGTCAATGCTCCCAGTTGTTGGTGTCGCCGGTCCCAGTTGTTAATGTCGCTGTTCCCAGTTGTTGGTGTCGCCGGTCCCAGTTGTTGGTGTCGCCGGTCCCAGTTGTTGGTGTCGCCGCTCCCAGTTGTTGGTGTCGCCGCTCCCAGTTGTTGGTGTCGCCGCTCCCAGTTGTTGGTGTCGCCACTCCCAGTTGTTGGTGTCGCCGCTCCCAGTTGTTGGTGTCGCCGCTCCCAGTTGTTGGTGTCGCCAGTCACAGTTGTTGGTGTCACCGGTCCCAGTTGTTGGTGTCGCCGGTCTCAGTTGTTGGTGTCGCCGGTCCCAGTTGTTAGTGTCGCTGTTGCCAGTTGTTGGTGTCACCGGACCCAGTTGTTGGTGTCACCGGTCCCAGTTGTTGGTGTCACCGGTCCCAGTTGTTGGTGTCGCCTGTCCCAGTTGTTGGTGTCGCCTGTCCCAGTTGTTGGTGTCGCCGGTCCCAGTTGTTGGTGTCGCCGCTCCCAGTTGTTGGTGTCTCCGCTCCCAGTCGCTGGTGTCGCCGGTCCCAGTTGTTGGTGTCGCCGCTCCCAGTTGTTGGTGTCGCCGCTCCCAGTTGTTGGTGTCGCCGCTCCCAGTTGTTGGTGTCACCACTCCCAGTTGTTGGTGTCACCGCTCCCAGTTGTTGGTGTCGCCGCTCCCAGTTGTTGGTGTCGCCAGTCACAGTTGTTGGTGTCACCGGTCCCAGTTGTTGGTGTCGCCGGTCTCAGTTGTTGGTGTCGCCGGTCCCAGTTGTTAGTGTCGCTGTTGCCAGTTGTTGGTGTCACCGGACCCAGTTGTTGGTGTCACCGGTCCCAGTTGTTGGTGTCGCCGGTCCCAGTTGTTGGTGTCGCCGGTCCCAATTGTTGGTGTCGCCGGTCCCAGTTGTTAGTGTCGCTGTTCCCAGTTGTTGGTGTCGCTGGTCCCAGTTGTTGGTGTCGCCGCTCCCAGTTGTTGGTGTCTCCGCTCCCAGTCGCTGGTGTCGCCGCTCCCAGTTGTTGGTGTCGCCGGTTGGGTGTCTTTTCCTGATCTTTACTTACGGGGGGGGTTGTCTCTGCTCCCACAGGTATCGTTCTcagcgggggctggaggaggaagtCCACAAGAAGATTAGTGAAgtcatcgatgggctgaattcccAGCGGTAAGGCCGGGCTATCTCCCATCCTGAGAATTATAGAttcccgagagtgcagaaggaggccattcggcccatcgagtctgcaccgaccacaatcccacccaggccctacccccacatattttacccgctaatccctctaacctacacatcccaggactctaagggacaatttttaacctggccaatcaacctaacccgcacatctttggactgcgggaggaaaccggagcacccggagtaaacccacgcagacacgaggagaatgtgcaaactcccacacagacagtgaccccgagccgggaatcgaacccgggtccctggagctgtgaagcagcagcgctaaccactgtgccaccctgtggtcCTGAGTGTGGGgtctaggggggggggggatggggaaccGCTCGAGTCAAACAGCCAACAGCCCCCTGGACCAGTGTCAGATctactccctctgccccccctcccccccaaaccctccctacACTCCTAATCCTCGCAACTCTTTGGGGACCTTTGGATCAGATAACAGAATAGAGAGGGAGCGGGGTTgggacggagtggatagtcagaagctttttcccagggtggaagagtcaattactcgggggcacaggtttaaggtgcgaggggcaaggtttaaaggagatgtacgaggcagattgttttacacagagggtggtgggtgcctggaacccgttgccgggggaggtagtggaagcggatacggtagtgacttttaaggggcgtcttgacaagtacatgaataggatgggaatagagggatatggtccccggaaggggaggggattttagttaagtcgggcagcatggtcggtgcaggtttggaggggccgaagggcctgttcctgtgctgtaattttctttgttctttgcacttgaggcaggggtggaggggggagggcagttgGCCTAATTTCCCATCATGCTCTCTGgggcctccccttccccttcccctccccccacagccccaggTTACCTTCAGCGACGGGAATGTTGGTTACTATGGGGCGTTGCTGCCATCCGTTGGTCGAGGGAGTGCACTGCATCCGTTTGAATCAACCTCGACGGTCGGATTgccgggatggggagagggggaggggaaggggagagggtgggttcggggggggggggggagttggggggggatgggggaggggggggattgaaCTGGCCGACAAATGTGGAGTTCTTAAAGATTTGGCTGAAGGTCTTTAaaaggagtccctgacggagagactccctctttaaaaggggtccctgacagagagactccctctttaaaaggggtccctgacagagagactccctctttaaaaggggtccctgacggagagactccctctttaaaaggagtccctgacagagagactccctctttaaaaggagtccctgacagagagactccctctttaaaagtggtccctgagagagagagagactccctctttaaaaggggtccctgatggagagactccctctttaaaaggggtccctgagagagagagagactccctctttaaaaggggtccctgatggagagactccctctttaaaaggagtccctgagagagagactccctcttcaaaaggggtccctgagagagagagagactccctctttaaaaggggtccctgatggagagactccctctttaaaaggagtccctgagagagagactccctctttaaaaggggtccccgatggagagactccctctttaaaaggggtccctgatggagagactccctctttaaaaggggtccctgagagagagactccctctttaaaaggggtccctgacagagagactccctctttaaaaggggtccctgacagagagactcccactttaaaaggggtccctgacagagagactccctctttaaaaggggtccctgacagagagactcccactttaaaaggggtccctgagagagagactccctcttttaaaggggtccctgagagagagactccctctttaaaaggggtccctgacggagagactccctctttaaaaggagtccctgacggagagactccctctttaaatggggtccctgatggagagactccctctttaaaaggggtccctgagagagagagactccctctttaaaaggagtccctgacggagagactccctctttaaaaggagtCCCTGactgagagactccctcttttaaaggtgtccctgacggagagactccctctttaaaaggagtCCCTGactgagagactccctctttaaaaggggtccctgagagagagagagactccctctttaaaagggattccctgacagagagactccctctttaaaaggggtccctgagagagagagagactccctctttaaaagggattCCCTgtcagagagactccctctttaaaaggagtccctgacggagagactccctctttaaaaggggtccctgacagagagactccctctttaaaagaagtccctgacagagagactccctctttaaaaggggtccctgacagagagactccctctttaaaaggagtccctgacagagagactccctctttaaaaggggtctcTGACGGAGGGACACCCTCTTTAaaaggagtccctgacggagagactccctctttaaaaggagtccctgacggagagactccctctttaaaaggggtccctgatggagagactccctctttaaaaggggtccctgagagagagagactccctctttaaaagaagtccctgacagagagactccctctttaaaaggagtccctgacggagaggtTCCCTCTTTAaatggggtccctgacggagagtctCTGATCTTCTGACGGGATCAGATCAGAACAATAGACAGGAAGCAGGAGGTGGCCCAATGTGTGACCTCCTATGGTCCGACCCAGAGGGTGCCATTGGTTGGGGTATCAGCCCCCAGGGAGCTGGCCACCTCTTTGGCAGTGATGTTGTTGCCCACTTCGATGCCGCCAATGGCATAGACCTGATTTGCCGTGTCCACCAGCTGGTGACGGCTGGATACAAGTGGCACTCCAATGAAACTGTTCTAACCGTGTGGCCAGCACCCCAAGTACTGTTCTCGGTGTGGAAATGTTGCTGTGATACCTGAACTGGACCAACATTTGGAGAAGGAATTTACTATTTTTTGAGGCGGCCCCTCAGGAATCGCGAGGGGCGTCGGTCAAAAAGACAGTGGCCGACTACTTCCTCTGAAGGAAAATCACCCTCGGGCCCTGAAACCCTGATACAAACACTGAGCCTGCCCAAGAtttctgttttggagggagggagggcaataGTGGACGGTATTTGCAAGCGACCATTGCATTCCCGAAGACAGAAGGCCAGACAATCTAACCGGGCAGCAGCAGTTCTGACCCAGTGCCATCCCCCTTGTGGACAATAGATGTGGACAATCTAACCGGGAAGGAGCAGTTCTGACCCAGTGCC
This DNA window, taken from Mustelus asterias unplaced genomic scaffold, sMusAst1.hap1.1 HAP1_SCAFFOLD_4107, whole genome shotgun sequence, encodes the following:
- the LOC144490951 gene encoding adenylate cyclase type 2-like translates to RVHITDSTLHHLGGAYQVQVGNGHLRDPYLKEHRITTYLVTDPRAEEHYCDVSLAPDPSECAKIRASVRMTRYLESWGAAKPFAHLKQRDSLPVETPTFDRMDIPMGNLGSYRNVERYRSQRGLEEEVHKKISEVIDGLNSQRQWVKSEYFNRLTLYFSTRSVEKEYRTTSIPAFMYYTACAGLIFTSNFIIQALVSQ